One Megasphaera elsdenii DSM 20460 genomic window carries:
- a CDS encoding GTP pyrophosphokinase has translation MDSIYGSYGPALDATLNDIIGRIQAYSDDMKNKTGEAAYEHLIYRIKSENSMREKCDRKGLPQTAYSALHDIRDAIGIRIVCCFLDDIYRAIDFLKSLDGVRIVEEKDYIRHVKPNGYRSYHVILELEEPYEDVTGANPGHFYAEVQLRTIAMDSWASLEHQMKYKHDIKNPELIVRELKRCADELASCDVSMQTIRNLIHAQE, from the coding sequence ATGGATTCTATCTACGGTTCCTATGGACCGGCTTTGGACGCGACGCTGAATGATATTATCGGCCGTATCCAGGCTTATAGTGATGATATGAAGAACAAGACGGGCGAAGCCGCTTATGAACATCTGATTTACCGCATCAAGTCGGAAAACAGCATGCGGGAGAAATGCGACCGCAAGGGCCTGCCGCAGACGGCTTACTCGGCACTCCACGATATCCGCGATGCCATCGGTATCCGCATCGTCTGCTGCTTCCTCGATGATATTTACAGGGCCATTGATTTTCTCAAAAGCCTGGACGGCGTCCGCATCGTCGAAGAAAAAGATTATATCCGCCACGTCAAACCCAATGGCTACCGCAGTTACCACGTCATTTTGGAACTGGAAGAACCTTATGAAGACGTGACTGGCGCCAATCCGGGCCATTTTTACGCTGAAGTCCAGCTGCGCACGATTGCCATGGATTCCTGGGCCAGCCTGGAACACCAGATGAAATACAAGCATGACATCAAGAATCCGGAACTCATCGTCCGGGAACTCAAGCGCTGTGCCGATGAACTGGCATCGTGCGACGTGTCCATGCAGACTATCCGCAATTTGATCCATGCACAAGAATAA
- a CDS encoding response regulator transcription factor, translated as MRLLLAEDEKEMSAALVAILTHSGYEVDAVYDGQAAVDKALSQSYDCMIFDIMMPKKDGVQALKEIREKGNMTPVIMLTAKAEIDDRITGLDAGADDYLTKPFAMGELLARLRSLTRRSTAFTPSKLTVGNVELDVEEQELACRNSIRLANKETKLMRFFMANVGKTLSTAQIFDNVWGDEDDVDDSIVFIYVSYLREKLEAVQADVEIVGERGQDYVLTLKEASAEV; from the coding sequence ATGCGCCTTCTCTTAGCTGAAGATGAAAAAGAAATGTCCGCTGCCTTAGTGGCAATCCTGACCCATTCCGGGTACGAAGTGGACGCCGTCTATGATGGCCAGGCTGCCGTCGATAAGGCCCTGTCCCAGTCGTATGACTGCATGATCTTCGATATCATGATGCCCAAGAAGGACGGCGTCCAGGCCTTGAAGGAAATCCGTGAAAAAGGGAATATGACGCCGGTCATCATGCTGACGGCCAAAGCCGAAATCGACGACCGCATTACCGGCCTCGATGCCGGTGCCGATGATTATCTGACCAAGCCCTTCGCCATGGGGGAACTTTTGGCCCGCCTGCGCTCTCTGACGCGGCGGTCGACGGCCTTTACACCGTCGAAACTCACCGTCGGCAATGTCGAACTCGACGTGGAAGAACAGGAACTGGCCTGCCGCAACTCCATCCGCCTGGCCAATAAGGAAACGAAGCTCATGAGATTCTTTATGGCTAATGTTGGCAAAACCTTGTCGACAGCTCAGATTTTTGACAATGTATGGGGCGACGAAGATGATGTCGACGATAGCATCGTCTTTATTTATGTCTCCTATTTACGGGAAAAACTCGAAGCCGTCCAGGCCGATGTCGAAATCGTCGGCGAAAGAGGGCAGGACTATGTCCTGACTTTGAAAGAAGCGTCTGCGGAGGTCTAG
- a CDS encoding sensor histidine kinase, whose protein sequence is MNMIKRLRRKFIIMATIGVLVVLGGALGLINTIAYMRMHQQVMSVLTYIIHNDGAVPQKIGGDDGSFFSDPSWTEETPEFAYQIRFFSVLVSADGYAQHIDIQHIASFSEKEAIEYARTTVAEARRSGENQGFFKKGRASYAYMIMPDDDGSFLIVILDCTRDVAAVSSFLRYSLWFGLGCVILYVLILAAMCNIAIRPFVRNMENQKRFITNAGHELKTPIAIISANAEAIEMLNGQSQWTDSILKQVRRLSNLIQDLIMLSKMGERSQVDLVITDVDLSATVRSVAESFQQLAVDAEKTLHTDIADGIHVKGDSKCLYELVNILVDNAVKYCDDHGDIQVSLRRPRLGKGAVVAVTNTYADGANVDYSRFFERFYRGDTSHNSQKAGYGIGLSMAEELTKLMDGKINVSYKAQRITFTVRLG, encoded by the coding sequence ATGAATATGATCAAACGCCTGCGCCGTAAATTCATCATCATGGCGACAATCGGCGTCCTCGTCGTCCTCGGTGGCGCCCTGGGCCTCATCAATACCATTGCCTACATGCGGATGCATCAGCAGGTCATGTCCGTATTGACCTATATCATCCATAATGATGGCGCTGTGCCGCAAAAAATCGGCGGCGATGACGGCAGTTTCTTCAGCGACCCATCGTGGACGGAAGAAACGCCGGAATTTGCCTATCAGATACGCTTTTTCAGCGTCCTCGTCAGTGCTGATGGCTACGCACAGCATATCGACATCCAGCATATCGCCTCATTTTCTGAAAAGGAAGCCATCGAATACGCCCGGACGACCGTTGCCGAAGCCAGGAGAAGCGGGGAGAACCAGGGATTTTTCAAGAAAGGACGGGCCAGTTATGCCTATATGATCATGCCTGACGACGACGGCAGTTTCCTCATCGTTATCCTCGACTGCACACGCGATGTTGCCGCCGTCTCCTCGTTCCTTCGCTATTCTCTCTGGTTCGGCCTGGGCTGTGTCATCCTTTACGTCCTCATCCTGGCGGCCATGTGCAACATCGCTATCCGGCCTTTCGTCCGCAACATGGAGAACCAGAAACGATTCATCACCAACGCCGGCCATGAGCTCAAGACGCCGATTGCCATCATTTCAGCCAATGCCGAAGCCATCGAGATGCTCAACGGCCAGAGTCAGTGGACAGACAGCATCCTCAAGCAGGTCCGCCGCCTGTCCAATCTTATCCAGGACCTGATCATGCTGTCCAAGATGGGCGAACGCTCGCAAGTCGATTTAGTCATTACCGATGTCGACTTGTCGGCCACGGTCCGGTCTGTCGCCGAATCCTTCCAGCAGCTGGCTGTTGATGCGGAAAAGACCTTGCATACTGATATTGCCGATGGCATCCATGTCAAAGGCGACAGCAAATGCCTGTATGAACTGGTCAATATCCTCGTCGACAATGCCGTCAAGTACTGCGATGACCACGGGGACATCCAAGTTTCCCTGCGCCGTCCCCGCCTGGGAAAGGGGGCTGTCGTCGCCGTGACCAATACCTATGCCGATGGGGCCAATGTCGACTATTCCCGCTTCTTTGAACGCTTCTACCGCGGCGATACGTCCCATAACAGCCAGAAAGCCGGCTATGGCATCGGCCTGTCTATGGCCGAAGAATTGACGAAACTCATGGACGGTAAAATCAATGTGTCGTACAAAGCCCAACGTATAACGTTTACTGTTCGCCTGGGCTGA
- a CDS encoding 3-deoxy-7-phosphoheptulonate synthase: MEMQMEYIRKLPEPQELMEQFPIDDKVKAIKAKRDEEIKDILTGKDNRFLLIIGPCSADNEPAVLDYIHRLVKVQEQVKDKIFIIPRVYTSKPRTIGVGYKGMLHQPDPEGKEDMLGGIIAIREMNARVVRETGFTCAEEVLYPEIFRYLSDLLSYAAVGARSVEDQFHRMIASGVGIPVGMKNPTSGDISVMLNSIEAAQHTQDFLFRGWEVRTKGNPLAHAILRGYVDSFGNSMPNYHYENLQRLYEAYGKRDLAYPAVIVDANHANSGKKYLEQIRIAKDVIHSRKHSADIKQLVKGLMIESYIEDGNQKISEGTYGKSITDPCLGWEKSERLIYDMAELL; encoded by the coding sequence ATGGAAATGCAAATGGAATACATCCGTAAATTACCGGAACCGCAGGAATTGATGGAACAATTTCCCATCGACGACAAGGTCAAAGCCATCAAGGCGAAACGGGATGAAGAAATCAAGGACATCCTGACAGGGAAAGACAACCGTTTCCTGCTCATCATCGGGCCCTGCTCGGCCGATAACGAACCGGCCGTCCTCGATTATATTCACCGCCTGGTCAAAGTCCAGGAACAGGTCAAAGATAAAATTTTCATCATTCCGCGCGTCTATACCAGCAAACCGCGTACTATCGGCGTCGGCTACAAAGGCATGCTCCACCAGCCCGACCCGGAAGGCAAGGAAGACATGCTGGGCGGCATCATCGCCATCCGTGAAATGAATGCCCGCGTCGTCCGCGAAACGGGCTTTACCTGTGCCGAAGAAGTCCTCTATCCGGAAATCTTCCGCTACCTGTCGGACCTCTTGTCCTATGCAGCCGTCGGCGCCCGGTCCGTCGAAGACCAGTTCCATCGCATGATCGCCAGTGGCGTCGGCATCCCGGTGGGCATGAAGAATCCGACATCCGGCGATATTTCGGTCATGCTCAATTCTATTGAAGCGGCCCAGCATACGCAGGACTTCCTCTTCCGCGGCTGGGAAGTCCGCACAAAGGGGAACCCGCTGGCTCACGCCATCCTGCGCGGCTATGTCGACAGCTTCGGCAACAGCATGCCTAACTATCACTATGAAAACCTCCAGCGCCTGTACGAAGCCTATGGCAAGCGTGACCTGGCCTATCCGGCCGTCATCGTCGACGCCAACCATGCCAACTCGGGCAAGAAATACCTGGAACAGATCCGCATCGCCAAAGACGTCATCCACAGCCGTAAACATTCGGCCGACATCAAACAGCTGGTCAAAGGCTTGATGATTGAAAGCTACATCGAAGACGGGAACCAGAAAATCAGCGAAGGCACGTACGGCAAATCCATTACCGACCCCTGCCTGGGCTGGGAAAAATCGGAACGCCTCATCTACGACATGGCAGAATTATTGTAA
- a CDS encoding amino acid-binding protein, with amino-acid sequence MLNQVSVFAENTKGALRKMTSVLADANINIYTMLANDSAEFGIIRLIVTDPELAVAKLQEAGYQCHADKVVAVEMGDTPGCLDKILDNLRQANISIDYLYISYNRQAGTPVAVFKTREMETETFLRGKGYTLLDTF; translated from the coding sequence ATGCTCAATCAAGTTTCTGTATTCGCTGAAAACACAAAAGGCGCTTTGCGCAAGATGACGTCGGTCCTGGCCGATGCCAATATCAATATCTACACGATGCTGGCCAATGACAGCGCCGAATTCGGCATCATCCGCCTCATCGTCACCGACCCGGAACTGGCTGTTGCCAAATTACAGGAAGCCGGCTACCAATGTCATGCAGACAAAGTCGTCGCCGTCGAAATGGGCGATACGCCGGGCTGCCTGGACAAGATTCTCGACAATCTCCGCCAGGCCAACATCTCCATCGATTATCTGTACATTTCCTATAACCGCCAGGCCGGCACACCGGTTGCCGTCTTCAAGACCCGCGAAATGGAAACGGAAACGTTCCTCCGCGGGAAAGGGTACACCTTGTTGGATACATTTTAA
- a CDS encoding DUF7004 family protein yields the protein MERKIKEFSNGTYLSFDTGYFDDWCVYLTNRNGRRYSPKDSDYFTILKEYANKYGYKRIYGDFIQIYNLTGKVAELSVLQKISMIAYTYQEDSELLDIIFSILYMGMIAEENKKGTHLGKRIKRLGIYTLLIEQKKVDYAANFMRHMGWREIDSLCRERGF from the coding sequence ATGGAAAGAAAAATTAAAGAATTTTCTAATGGAACATATCTATCATTTGATACCGGATATTTTGATGATTGGTGTGTATATTTAACGAATAGAAATGGCCGAAGGTATTCGCCTAAAGATTCAGATTATTTTACAATATTGAAAGAATATGCTAATAAATATGGTTACAAAAGGATATATGGAGACTTTATACAGATATATAATTTAACCGGTAAAGTAGCTGAACTGTCTGTATTACAAAAAATTTCGATGATAGCATATACTTATCAAGAAGATTCGGAACTTTTAGATATCATTTTTTCAATTCTTTACATGGGAATGATTGCAGAGGAAAATAAAAAAGGAACTCATTTAGGAAAAAGAATAAAAAGGCTTGGCATATACACTTTGTTAATAGAGCAAAAAAAAGTAGATTATGCAGCCAATTTTATGCGTCATATGGGATGGCGTGAAATTGATTCTTTGTGTAGAGAAAGAGGTTTTTAG
- a CDS encoding PD-(D/E)XK nuclease superfamily protein, with the protein MTHIPNTHGGGAKTNKNGLRFEQTTSLKDALQYHNFILNPISSNRKSIGYEVYNEQKLIGYSVPKHALYSCFLAPRGIDYRQYNSKQWLPDECFINEITKTAFIIEKKFQSESGSVDEKLPGCHFKKQEYEKLFSPLGYSVVFIYVFNDWFQHSMYRDTLQYIANMECYYFFNEIPLDILQLK; encoded by the coding sequence ATGACTCATATTCCAAACACCCATGGCGGAGGCGCAAAAACCAATAAAAATGGTTTAAGATTTGAACAAACGACTTCGTTAAAAGATGCCTTACAATATCATAACTTCATATTAAATCCAATTTCATCAAACCGGAAATCAATCGGTTATGAAGTCTACAATGAGCAGAAACTTATTGGCTATTCAGTTCCCAAACATGCTTTATATTCTTGCTTTTTAGCACCACGTGGAATCGATTATCGTCAGTATAATTCAAAACAATGGCTTCCTGATGAATGTTTCATTAATGAAATAACAAAAACGGCGTTTATCATTGAAAAAAAGTTTCAAAGCGAATCTGGATCCGTTGATGAAAAATTGCCTGGTTGTCATTTCAAGAAACAAGAATATGAAAAATTGTTTTCTCCATTAGGCTATTCCGTAGTATTTATTTACGTATTCAATGATTGGTTTCAACACTCCATGTATCGCGACACCTTGCAATATATTGCAAATATGGAATGTTACTACTTCTTCAATGAAATTCCTTTAGATATATTGCAATTAAAATAG